Proteins co-encoded in one Acipenser ruthenus chromosome 3, fAciRut3.2 maternal haplotype, whole genome shotgun sequence genomic window:
- the LOC117394678 gene encoding ADP-ribosylation factor 1, with protein MGNMFQSLFRGLFGKKEMRILMVGLDAAGKTTILYKLKLGEIVTTIPTIGFNVETVEYKNISFTVWDVGGQDKIRPLWRHYFQNTQGLIFVVDSNDRERVNEAREELMRMLAEDELREAVLLVFANKQDLPNAMNAAEITDKLGLHSLRHRNWYIQATCATSGDGLYEGLDWLSNQLRSQK; from the exons ATGGGGAATATGTTTCAGTCCCTCTTCAGAGGCTTGTTTGGTAAAAAAGAAATGCGAATTCTTATGGTGGGTCTCGATGCTGCCGGAAAGACAACAATTTTGTACAAACTTAAACTTGGCGAAATTGTAACCACTATTCCCACTATAG GTTTTAATGTAGAAACTGTAGAATACAAGAACATTAGCTTCACAGTGTGGGATGTAGGTGGTCAGGACAAAATAAGACCTCTATGGCGTCACTACTTCCAGAACACACAAG GGCTGATTTTTGTGGTGGACAGTAATGACAGAGAAAGAGTAAATGAAGCCAGAGAAGAGTTAATGCGAATGCTGGCAGAAGATGAGCTTAGAGAAGCTGTCCTCTTAGTATTCGCTAACAAGCAG GACCTTCCAAATGCAATGAATGCAGCAGAAATTACAGACAAGCTTGGACTACACTCTCTCCGTCACAGGAACTGGTATATCCAGGCAACATGCGCCACCAGTGGGGACGGTCTATATGAAGGACTAGACTGGTTATCCAATCAGCTTCGAAGCCAGAAATAA